A stretch of the Bacillus anthracis str. Vollum genome encodes the following:
- the rbsA gene encoding ribose ABC transporter ATP-binding protein RbsA, with translation MRIEMKNISKAFNGNPVLKNAQFMIETGEVHALMGENGAGKSTLMKILTGVYKRDGGTITIDGQERTFKNAKEAEEYGIAFIHQELNILPNLTVAENMFLGKELMYGKTGILRTRQMNAIAQQQLAELGLHVKGAMLAGELSVGQQQIIEIAKALMTNASVIIMDEPTAALTDREIETLFTVINKLRKEGVSFVYISHRMEEIFSICDAITILRDGEYVGKRSIPETSFDEVVSMMVGRSIGERYPERNSQIGDVIFEMRNGTKKGKFENVSFQVRKGEILGVAGLMGAGRTDIMKAIFGYEPLDSGQIFINGQEVKIDSPIDAIRQRIAFITEDRKSEGLVLDFSIRENLALPNLESLSKGSVLSNELEQQFTADMMKLLNVKASSGEQAVKSLSGGNQQKVVIAKWLGIHPQLLILDEPTRGVDVGAKKEIYSIMNKLTEEGDAVIMVSSELPEVLGMSDRVLVIHEGKVGGILEKDEASQESIMALATGGE, from the coding sequence ATGCGTATTGAAATGAAAAATATTTCAAAGGCGTTCAATGGCAATCCTGTTTTGAAGAATGCACAGTTTATGATTGAAACAGGAGAAGTCCATGCATTGATGGGGGAAAATGGAGCGGGTAAATCAACGCTCATGAAGATTTTAACAGGTGTATACAAAAGAGATGGTGGAACGATCACGATTGATGGACAAGAACGAACTTTTAAAAATGCGAAAGAAGCTGAAGAATACGGTATTGCATTTATACATCAAGAATTGAACATATTACCGAATTTAACAGTAGCTGAAAATATGTTTCTCGGTAAAGAGTTAATGTATGGAAAGACAGGTATTTTACGTACGCGTCAAATGAACGCGATTGCGCAGCAGCAACTAGCAGAGTTAGGATTACATGTAAAAGGCGCTATGTTGGCAGGAGAGTTATCGGTTGGACAACAGCAAATTATCGAAATTGCGAAAGCACTAATGACAAACGCGAGCGTTATTATTATGGATGAACCTACAGCTGCATTAACAGATCGTGAAATTGAAACGTTGTTTACCGTCATTAATAAATTACGTAAAGAAGGCGTTTCGTTCGTTTATATCTCACACCGAATGGAAGAAATCTTTTCAATATGCGATGCCATTACGATTTTACGTGATGGGGAATACGTCGGAAAGAGATCCATTCCGGAAACATCGTTTGATGAGGTAGTGAGTATGATGGTGGGGCGCAGCATTGGTGAACGTTACCCAGAACGAAATAGTCAAATTGGCGATGTTATTTTTGAAATGCGTAATGGAACGAAAAAAGGGAAGTTTGAAAATGTTTCGTTTCAAGTTAGAAAAGGTGAAATCCTTGGTGTAGCTGGCTTGATGGGAGCTGGCCGCACAGATATTATGAAAGCAATATTTGGATACGAACCTTTAGATTCTGGCCAAATTTTTATAAATGGGCAAGAAGTAAAGATTGATAGCCCGATAGATGCGATTAGACAAAGAATCGCATTCATTACAGAGGATAGAAAGTCTGAAGGATTAGTGCTAGATTTCTCAATTCGAGAAAATTTAGCCTTACCGAATTTAGAAAGTCTTTCAAAGGGAAGCGTCTTAAGTAACGAACTAGAACAACAGTTTACAGCGGACATGATGAAACTTCTTAATGTGAAAGCATCTAGTGGAGAGCAAGCTGTGAAATCTCTTTCTGGTGGAAATCAGCAAAAGGTTGTTATTGCAAAATGGTTAGGTATTCACCCGCAATTACTCATTTTAGATGAGCCAACAAGGGGTGTTGATGTTGGAGCGAAAAAAGAAATTTACTCTATTATGAATAAGCTTACCGAAGAAGGAGATGCCGTTATTATGGTATCATCTGAACTTCCAGAAGTTTTAGGGATGAGTGATCGCGTTCTTGTTATTCATGAAGGAAAAGTCGGCGGCATTTTAGAGAAAGATGAGGCATCGCAAGAGTCTATTATGGCACTAGCTACAGGGGGAGAGTAA
- a CDS encoding ABC transporter permease subunit yields the protein MAKKGNVLQQLGSLIGLALIIVVITALNPAFIEIPNLFNILRQVSINALIAFGMTFVILTGGIDLSVGSILALSSALVAGMMASGMDPFLAMAVGLLAGLVMGIVNGIIIAKGKVAPFIATLATMTIFRGLTLVYMDGRPITGLGDHLMFQMFGRGYFLGIPVPAVTMMIAFAVLYFILKKTTFGRRTFAIGGNEEAAALSGINVTKIKVMIYGLSGILAAFAGIVLTSRLDSAQPTAGTSYELDAIAAVVLGGTSLSGGRGWIVGTFIGVLIIGVLNNGLNLLGVSSFFQQVVKGLVILLAVLIDRRKEA from the coding sequence ATGGCTAAGAAGGGGAATGTATTACAACAACTTGGGTCTTTAATTGGACTAGCGCTAATTATTGTAGTAATTACGGCTTTAAATCCAGCGTTTATTGAAATTCCAAATTTATTTAATATACTGCGTCAAGTATCGATTAATGCGCTTATTGCATTCGGAATGACCTTTGTAATTTTAACAGGGGGTATTGACTTATCGGTAGGTTCTATTTTAGCATTATCAAGTGCACTTGTTGCTGGAATGATGGCAAGTGGCATGGACCCGTTCCTTGCGATGGCAGTTGGATTATTAGCTGGTCTTGTAATGGGAATTGTAAACGGTATCATCATAGCGAAGGGAAAAGTAGCTCCGTTTATTGCGACTTTAGCAACAATGACTATTTTTCGCGGGTTGACGCTTGTTTATATGGACGGACGTCCGATCACTGGTCTTGGTGATCATTTAATGTTCCAAATGTTTGGCCGCGGTTATTTTCTCGGTATTCCAGTACCAGCTGTTACAATGATGATCGCTTTCGCAGTACTGTACTTCATTTTGAAGAAAACGACATTTGGTCGCCGTACATTTGCAATTGGTGGAAATGAAGAAGCAGCAGCATTATCAGGTATTAATGTTACGAAAATTAAAGTAATGATTTACGGTCTTTCCGGAATTTTGGCAGCGTTTGCAGGTATTGTCTTAACATCACGACTAGATTCTGCACAGCCGACTGCAGGTACTTCTTACGAATTAGATGCAATTGCAGCAGTTGTATTAGGTGGAACAAGTCTTTCTGGGGGAAGAGGATGGATTGTTGGTACATTCATCGGTGTACTTATTATCGGTGTACTAAATAACGGTTTAAATTTATTAGGTGTATCTTCTTTCTTCCAACAAGTTGTAAAAGGACTTGTAATCTTACTAGCTGTATTAATTGATCGTCGAAAAGAAGCGTAA
- the rbsB gene encoding ribose ABC transporter substrate-binding protein RbsB has product MKKWLLILVACMMVITAGCSMEPPEWAKDSSDKGRNKTIKVGFSVSTLNNPFFVTLKKGAEKKAKESGIELIAVDAQNDAAKQTNDVEDLIQKGVDVVVINPTDSDAVASAVSAANAANVPVITVDRVANSGKVVSHIASNNIEGGQMASDYIRELVGEGANVAELEGIPGSSAARERGKGFHNVADKSLKVVAKQAADFDRAKGLSVMENILQANGDIKAVFAHNDEMALGALEALKSAGKTDVVVVGFDATEDAVKAVNDGRMAATVAQKPELIGEKAMQTAKEITQGKKVDKSIPIELELIKKNK; this is encoded by the coding sequence ATGAAGAAATGGTTACTTATACTCGTTGCATGTATGATGGTCATTACTGCTGGTTGTTCAATGGAACCACCAGAATGGGCAAAGGATTCTAGCGATAAAGGTCGAAATAAAACTATTAAAGTTGGATTCTCTGTTTCAACTTTAAACAATCCATTTTTTGTAACTTTGAAAAAAGGGGCAGAAAAGAAAGCGAAAGAAAGCGGCATTGAATTGATTGCTGTTGATGCACAAAATGATGCAGCAAAGCAAACAAATGATGTTGAAGATTTAATTCAAAAAGGTGTCGATGTAGTTGTTATTAATCCAACCGATTCAGATGCTGTTGCTTCAGCAGTAAGTGCAGCAAATGCAGCGAATGTCCCTGTTATTACAGTAGACCGCGTTGCGAATTCAGGTAAAGTTGTTTCTCACATTGCCTCTAATAATATTGAAGGTGGTCAAATGGCTAGTGATTACATTCGTGAATTAGTCGGCGAAGGAGCAAACGTTGCTGAGTTAGAAGGAATCCCTGGTTCTTCTGCAGCTCGTGAACGTGGGAAAGGATTCCATAACGTAGCCGATAAGTCTTTAAAAGTAGTTGCTAAACAAGCGGCTGATTTTGATAGAGCGAAAGGATTATCTGTTATGGAAAACATTTTGCAAGCAAATGGTGATATTAAAGCGGTATTTGCGCATAACGACGAGATGGCATTAGGGGCACTTGAAGCATTGAAGTCTGCTGGAAAAACAGATGTAGTGGTGGTTGGATTTGATGCAACTGAAGATGCTGTGAAAGCGGTTAACGATGGGCGTATGGCTGCAACAGTTGCTCAAAAACCGGAATTAATCGGAGAGAAGGCGATGCAAACAGCAAAAGAGATCACGCAAGGTAAAAAAGTGGACAAATCTATTCCGATTGAATTAGAGCTTATTAAGAAAAACAAATAA
- the fsa gene encoding fructose-6-phosphate aldolase, translating into MKFFIDTANINEIKEANALGVLAGVTTNPSLVAKEGVDFHERIREICNVVEGPVSAEVISLEADKMIEEGKELAKIAPNVVVKVPMTTEGLKAVKAFSDLGIRTNVTLVFSAVQALLAARAGATYVSPFLGRLDDIGHNGMDLIRQIAEIFAIHGIETEIIAASVRHSVHVTDAALNGAHIATIPANVIASLVKHPLTDQGIEKFLADWEKTQEK; encoded by the coding sequence ATGAAATTCTTTATTGATACAGCAAATATTAACGAAATTAAAGAGGCAAATGCATTAGGCGTATTAGCTGGAGTAACGACAAATCCATCACTTGTAGCAAAAGAAGGCGTAGATTTCCACGAGCGTATTCGTGAAATTTGCAACGTTGTAGAAGGACCTGTAAGTGCAGAAGTAATTAGCTTAGAAGCAGATAAAATGATCGAAGAAGGAAAAGAGTTAGCGAAAATTGCTCCAAACGTTGTTGTAAAGGTTCCGATGACAACAGAAGGTTTAAAAGCAGTAAAAGCGTTCTCTGACTTAGGAATTCGTACAAACGTTACATTAGTGTTCTCAGCAGTTCAAGCATTACTTGCAGCTCGTGCTGGTGCAACATACGTTTCACCATTCTTAGGTCGCTTAGATGATATCGGTCATAACGGTATGGACTTAATTCGCCAAATCGCAGAAATCTTTGCAATTCATGGCATCGAAACAGAAATTATCGCAGCATCTGTACGTCACAGTGTTCACGTAACTGACGCAGCGTTAAATGGTGCACATATTGCAACAATCCCAGCAAACGTAATTGCTTCATTAGTGAAGCATCCATTAACAGATCAAGGAATTGAGAAATTCTTAGCTGATTGGGAAAAAACACAAGAGAAATAA
- the inhA2 gene encoding M6 family metalloprotease immune inhibitor InhA2: MRRKAPLKVLSSLAIAAIIGCTSVMSAPLAYAETPAKEKENVSTTPIDYNLIQEDRLAEALKERGTINPASSKEETKKAVEKYIEKKQGDQANKEILPADTAKEASDFVKKVKEKKMEEKEKVKKPEKNVSPEQKPEPNKKQLNGQVPTSKAKQAPYKGSVRTDKVLVLLVEFSDYKHNNIDQTPGYMYSNDFSREHYQKMLFGNEPYTLFDGSKVKTFKQYYEEQSGGSYTTDGYVTEWLTVPGKASDYGADGSSGHDNKGPKGARDLVKEALHAAAEKGLDLSQFDQFDRYDTNSDGNQNEPDGVIDHLMVIHAGVGQEAGGGKLGDDAIWSHRSKLAIDPVAIEGTKSKVDYFGGKVAAHDYTIEPEDGAVGVFAHEFGHDLGLPDEYDTKYTGTGSPVEAWSLMSGGSWTGKIAGTEPTSFSPQNKDFLQKNMGGNWAKILEVDYDKIKRGVGVPTYIDQSVTKSNRPGVVRVNLPGKSVETIKPEFGKHAYYSTRGDDMHTTLETPFFDLTKGTNAKFDYKANYELEAECDFVEVHAVTEDGTKTLIDRLGEKVVQGDKDTTDGKWIDKSYDLSQFKGKKVKLQFDYITDPAVTYKGFAMDHVNVTVDGQVVFSDDAEGQSKMNLNGFVVSDGTEKKAHYYYLEWRNYAGSDNGLKAGKGPVYNTGLVVWYADDSFKDNWVGVHPGEGFLGVVDSHPEAFVGNLNGKPTYGNTGMQIADAAFSFDQTPAWSVNSLTRGQFNYSGLQGVTTFDDSKVYSNNQIADAGRKVPKLGLKFQVVGQADDKSAGAVWIKR, from the coding sequence ATGAGAAGAAAAGCGCCACTTAAAGTGTTATCGTCATTAGCAATTGCGGCAATTATCGGATGTACATCTGTAATGAGTGCTCCATTAGCGTACGCAGAAACGCCAGCAAAAGAGAAAGAAAATGTATCTACAACACCAATTGATTACAATTTAATTCAAGAAGATCGTCTAGCGGAAGCGCTGAAAGAAAGAGGAACAATTAATCCAGCATCTTCTAAAGAAGAGACGAAAAAGGCTGTAGAGAAATATATTGAAAAGAAACAAGGAGACCAGGCAAATAAAGAAATTCTTCCAGCTGATACTGCTAAAGAGGCATCTGATTTCGTGAAAAAAGTAAAAGAGAAAAAAATGGAAGAAAAGGAGAAAGTAAAGAAACCTGAAAAAAATGTTAGCCCTGAGCAAAAGCCTGAACCAAATAAAAAACAATTGAATGGACAAGTTCCAACATCTAAAGCAAAGCAAGCGCCATATAAGGGGTCTGTTCGAACGGATAAAGTATTAGTATTACTCGTTGAATTTAGTGATTATAAACATAATAATATTGATCAAACACCAGGGTATATGTATTCGAATGACTTTAGTAGAGAGCATTATCAAAAGATGTTATTTGGTAATGAGCCGTACACATTATTTGATGGTTCAAAAGTAAAAACGTTTAAACAATATTATGAAGAGCAGTCTGGCGGTAGTTATACGACTGATGGATATGTAACAGAATGGTTAACTGTTCCAGGAAAAGCATCTGACTACGGTGCTGATGGTAGCAGTGGTCATGATAACAAAGGTCCAAAAGGCGCACGTGATTTAGTGAAAGAAGCTTTACATGCAGCTGCTGAGAAAGGTTTAGATTTATCTCAATTTGATCAGTTTGATAGATATGATACAAATAGTGATGGAAATCAAAATGAACCTGATGGTGTAATTGATCATTTAATGGTAATCCATGCTGGTGTTGGTCAAGAAGCTGGTGGAGGTAAATTAGGTGATGATGCCATTTGGTCACATCGTTCAAAATTAGCAATAGATCCAGTAGCAATTGAAGGGACAAAATCAAAGGTAGATTACTTTGGTGGCAAAGTAGCAGCACATGATTACACAATTGAACCAGAAGATGGAGCAGTAGGTGTATTTGCGCATGAATTTGGACATGATCTTGGCTTACCAGATGAATATGATACGAAATATACTGGAACTGGTTCACCTGTCGAAGCTTGGTCATTAATGAGTGGAGGTAGTTGGACAGGGAAAATTGCAGGAACAGAGCCAACTAGTTTTTCACCACAAAATAAAGATTTCTTACAAAAGAATATGGGTGGCAACTGGGCAAAAATTTTAGAAGTAGATTACGATAAAATTAAGCGTGGTGTAGGAGTTCCTACATATATTGATCAAAGTGTTACGAAATCAAATCGTCCAGGCGTTGTACGTGTTAACTTACCAGGCAAAAGTGTTGAAACGATTAAACCGGAGTTTGGAAAGCATGCATATTATAGTACAAGAGGCGATGATATGCATACAACATTAGAAACACCGTTCTTTGATTTAACAAAAGGAACAAATGCAAAGTTTGATTATAAAGCAAATTATGAGTTAGAAGCAGAGTGCGATTTTGTTGAAGTTCACGCAGTAACAGAAGATGGAACGAAAACATTAATTGATAGACTTGGAGAAAAAGTAGTCCAAGGAGATAAAGATACAACAGATGGAAAATGGATTGATAAATCATATGATTTAAGTCAATTTAAAGGAAAAAAAGTGAAACTGCAATTCGATTATATTACAGATCCAGCTGTAACATATAAAGGTTTCGCGATGGATCATGTAAATGTAACTGTTGATGGACAAGTAGTATTTTCTGATGATGCAGAAGGACAGTCTAAAATGAATTTAAATGGTTTTGTTGTTTCTGATGGGACAGAGAAAAAAGCTCATTATTACTACTTAGAGTGGAGAAACTATGCAGGATCAGATAATGGATTAAAAGCAGGAAAAGGTCCAGTGTATAATACAGGTCTTGTCGTTTGGTATGCAGATGATAGCTTTAAAGATAACTGGGTTGGGGTGCATCCAGGTGAAGGATTCCTTGGGGTTGTAGACTCTCATCCAGAAGCATTTGTTGGCAATTTAAACGGAAAACCAACTTACGGTAACACAGGTATGCAAATTGCAGACGCTGCATTTTCATTTGATCAAACACCAGCATGGAGTGTAAATTCATTAACACGTGGACAGTTTAACTATTCTGGATTACAAGGTGTTACAACTTTTGATGATTCAAAAGTATATAGTAACAACCAAATTGCAGACGCAGGAAGAAAAGTTCCGAAACTTGGACTTAAATTCCAAGTTGTTGGACAGGCAGATGATAAATCAGCAGGCGCTGTTTGGATTAAACGTTAA
- a CDS encoding MFS transporter produces MKYFIYFIVIVAFLDTFSQLPIMSTFAQSLGGSPLIIGLVVGMYSFANMIGNIIAGAAVDKFGAKKILYISMGLTSFIVLLYTVVQSGEQLLVVRFMHGFSDGFLIPAAFTFLSKQTNAARQGKAMALSGAAVGTAAIVGPAFSGIMKATAGIEWVFITISILMVLGTIVSLFFLPNNVSRKDTSRTQMMNKEDMFELLKSEPLLQAYIGAFTLMFSQGIVTYMLPVKVEALALKASTTGMMLSAFGITAILFFLLPTNRIYDRFNRSKLMLIGIAVMALALSLLGLFATKGMLFIVMMIYGIGFAILFPSINALLVENTTNDKRGKAFGLFYAFFSLGVVAGSFTVGAIGASPSVSFVIGTAFLLTFAGMIYVRSKVKGRDKVKKTMIG; encoded by the coding sequence TTGAAATATTTTATTTACTTTATTGTTATCGTAGCGTTTCTAGATACATTTTCACAATTACCTATTATGAGTACGTTCGCTCAAAGTCTTGGAGGATCCCCTCTTATTATTGGGCTAGTTGTCGGCATGTACTCATTCGCTAATATGATCGGTAATATTATTGCTGGCGCTGCTGTCGATAAATTTGGTGCAAAAAAAATACTTTATATAAGCATGGGACTTACGAGTTTCATAGTCTTGTTATACACTGTTGTTCAAAGTGGTGAACAACTATTAGTTGTGCGCTTTATGCATGGCTTTAGTGACGGATTTTTAATTCCCGCTGCCTTTACGTTTTTATCAAAACAAACAAATGCAGCAAGACAAGGTAAGGCAATGGCTCTATCTGGTGCTGCTGTTGGAACAGCGGCAATTGTAGGACCTGCTTTTAGCGGTATTATGAAAGCAACTGCTGGTATAGAGTGGGTGTTCATTACCATTTCTATTTTAATGGTTCTTGGTACAATCGTATCTCTATTCTTCTTACCAAATAACGTATCAAGAAAAGATACTTCAAGAACACAAATGATGAACAAAGAAGATATGTTTGAACTATTGAAATCAGAACCGTTATTACAGGCGTATATTGGTGCTTTCACACTCATGTTTTCACAAGGAATTGTCACTTACATGTTACCAGTGAAAGTTGAGGCATTGGCACTTAAAGCATCTACAACAGGCATGATGTTAAGTGCATTCGGCATTACCGCTATCCTCTTCTTCTTACTACCAACAAATCGTATTTATGATCGATTTAATCGTTCAAAACTAATGCTAATCGGTATTGCAGTAATGGCATTAGCATTATCTTTACTTGGATTATTCGCAACAAAAGGCATGCTCTTTATCGTTATGATGATTTATGGCATTGGATTCGCTATCCTTTTCCCATCGATAAATGCATTACTTGTTGAAAATACGACAAATGATAAACGTGGAAAAGCATTCGGATTGTTTTATGCTTTCTTCTCATTAGGAGTTGTTGCTGGATCCTTTACAGTTGGAGCAATCGGGGCATCCCCTAGCGTCAGCTTCGTTATTGGAACTGCATTCTTATTAACATTCGCTGGAATGATTTATGTAAGAAGCAAGGTAAAAGGTAGAGACAAAGTAAAAAAGACAATGATAGGATAA
- the bdhA gene encoding (R,R)-butanediol dehydrogenase, translated as MKALLWHNQRDVRVEEVPEPTVKPGAVKIKVKWCGICGTDLHEYLAGPIFIPTEEHPLTHVKAPVILGHEFSGEVVEIGEGVTSHKVGDRVVVEPIYSCGKCEACKHGHYNVCEQLVFHGLGGEGGGFSEYTVVPEDMVHHIPDEMTYEQGALVEPAAVAVHAVRQSKLKEGEAVAVFGCGPIGLLVIQAAKAAGATPVIAVELSKERQELAKLAGADYVLNPATQDVLAEIRNLTNSLGVNVSFEVTGVEVVLRQAIESTSFEGQTVIVSVWEKDATITPNNLVLKEKEVVGILGYRHIFPAVIKLISSGQIQAEKLITKKITVDQVVEEGFEALVKDKTQVKILVSPK; from the coding sequence ATGAAAGCATTACTTTGGCATAATCAACGTGATGTAAGAGTAGAAGAAGTACCAGAACCAACTGTAAAACCAGGAGCAGTTAAGATTAAAGTTAAATGGTGTGGTATCTGCGGGACAGACTTGCATGAATATTTAGCAGGACCTATTTTTATTCCGACAGAAGAGCATCCATTAACACATGTAAAAGCACCGGTTATTTTAGGTCATGAGTTTAGCGGTGAGGTAGTTGAAATCGGTGAAGGCGTTACATCTCATAAAGTGGGAGACCGCGTCGTTGTAGAACCAATTTATTCTTGTGGTAAATGTGAAGCTTGTAAACATGGACATTACAATGTTTGTGAACAACTTGTTTTCCACGGTCTTGGCGGAGAAGGCGGCGGTTTCTCTGAATATACAGTAGTACCAGAAGATATGGTTCACCATATTCCAGATGAAATGACGTATGAACAAGGTGCTCTTGTAGAACCAGCAGCAGTAGCGGTTCATGCAGTACGTCAAAGTAAATTAAAAGAAGGGGAAGCAGTAGCAGTCTTTGGTTGTGGTCCAATTGGACTTCTTGTTATCCAAGCAGCTAAAGCAGCAGGAGCAACTCCTGTTATTGCAGTTGAACTTTCTAAAGAACGTCAAGAGTTAGCAAAATTAGCAGGTGCGGATTACGTATTGAATCCAGCGACTCAAGATGTATTAGCTGAAATTCGCAACTTAACAAATAGTTTAGGTGTAAATGTAAGCTTTGAAGTAACTGGTGTTGAAGTAGTACTTCGTCAAGCAATTGAAAGCACAAGCTTTGAAGGACAAACTGTAATTGTTAGTGTATGGGAAAAAGACGCAACAATTACTCCAAATAATCTTGTACTAAAAGAAAAAGAAGTGGTTGGTATTTTAGGATACCGTCATATCTTCCCAGCTGTTATTAAATTAATTAGCTCTGGTCAAATTCAAGCAGAGAAATTAATTACGAAAAAAATCACAGTAGATCAAGTTGTTGAAGAAGGATTTGAAGCACTTGTAAAAGATAAAACACAAGTGAAAATTCTTGTTTCACCTAAATAA
- a CDS encoding potassium channel family protein produces the protein MLSFMLTLKRMLKACLRAWKDKEFQVLFVLTFLTLTSGTIFYSTVEGLRPLDALYFSVVTLTTVGDANFSPQTDFGKIFTILYIFIGIGLVFGFIHKLAVNVQLPSILSNRKKE, from the coding sequence ATGCTTTCATTTATGTTGACATTGAAAAGGATGCTAAAAGCTTGTTTACGAGCGTGGAAAGATAAAGAATTTCAAGTATTATTCGTATTAACATTTTTAACATTAACATCCGGTACGATTTTTTATAGTACAGTTGAAGGATTACGTCCTCTTGACGCTTTATATTTTAGTGTGGTCACGTTGACGACTGTCGGTGATGCGAATTTTAGTCCGCAAACTGATTTTGGAAAGATATTTACAATCTTATACATATTTATTGGGATTGGATTAGTGTTTGGATTTATTCATAAGTTGGCAGTTAATGTGCAATTGCCAAGTATATTATCGAATAGAAAAAAAGAGTAA
- the cerA gene encoding phospholipase CerA, which yields MKKKVLALAAAITLVAPLQNVAFAHENDGGSKIKIVHRWSAEDKHKEGVNSHLWIVNRAIDIMSRNTTLVKQDRVAQLNEWRTELENGIYAADYENPYYDNSTFASHFYDPDNGKTYIPFAKQAKETGAKYFKLAGESYKNKDMKQAFFYLGLSLHYLGDVNQPMHAANFTNLSYPQGFHSKYENFVDTIKDNHKVTDGNGYWNWKGTNPEDWIHGAAVVAKQDYSGIVNDNTKDWFVKAAVSQEYADKWRAEVTPMTGKRLMDAQRVTAGYIQLWFDTYGDR from the coding sequence ATGAAAAAGAAAGTACTTGCTTTAGCAGCAGCTATTACATTAGTAGCTCCTTTACAAAACGTTGCATTTGCTCATGAAAACGATGGGGGAAGTAAAATAAAAATAGTTCACCGATGGTCTGCTGAAGATAAACATAAAGAAGGCGTAAATTCTCATTTATGGATTGTAAACCGTGCGATTGATATTATGTCTCGCAATACAACACTTGTAAAACAAGATCGAGTTGCACAATTAAATGAATGGCGTACAGAGTTAGAGAACGGTATTTATGCTGCTGACTATGAAAATCCTTATTATGATAATAGCACATTTGCTTCACATTTCTATGATCCAGACAATGGAAAAACATATATTCCATTTGCAAAGCAGGCAAAAGAAACTGGAGCTAAATATTTTAAATTAGCGGGTGAATCATACAAAAATAAAGATATGAAACAAGCATTCTTCTATTTAGGATTATCTCTTCATTATTTAGGAGATGTAAACCAACCGATGCATGCTGCAAACTTTACAAATCTTTCGTATCCACAAGGATTCCATTCTAAATATGAAAACTTTGTAGATACGATCAAAGATAATCATAAAGTAACGGATGGAAATGGATATTGGAATTGGAAAGGTACAAATCCAGAAGATTGGATCCATGGAGCGGCAGTAGTGGCGAAACAAGATTACTCTGGAATTGTAAATGATAATACGAAAGATTGGTTCGTAAAAGCAGCTGTGTCACAAGAATATGCAGATAAATGGCGTGCTGAAGTTACACCGATGACAGGTAAGCGATTAATGGATGCACAACGTGTTACTGCTGGATACATTCAGCTTTGGTTTGATACGTACGGAGATCGTTAA